Genomic DNA from Setaria italica strain Yugu1 chromosome V, Setaria_italica_v2.0, whole genome shotgun sequence:
TGGACGGGGACCTGGATCTGGGCCAGGTTCAGCTGCTGGCTGCGCTGCTGCTGAAGGCAGGACAGGCGCCGCTGCCTCGCCATGCGTTTCTTACGGGCCTCCTTGGTCGCGGAGGCCTCCCCGCCTGCCATGCGTTGGGGGCCCATGGggtgggcggcgccgccgtacTGCCCGCCGAATCCGGGGGAGAACGGCTGCGCCACGACGGGCGGCATAGGGTAAGAGCCCGCGGAAGCACCAGGGAACGGCACGTACTGCTGCGGCCAGGCCATGttcccgccgcccgcggcgtgCATGTCGCCCACCGCCGGCGGGGAGAACGGCTGGCTGCTCACGACCACGCTGCTCGTGCTGGAGCTCTGGTGGAAAGGGTATTGGCCTGCGGCGCCCGGGTAAACGGCGTCGCCGCCGTAAGCAGGTGGCGTGAACGGCTGCTGGTAGGGCATCCAGGatgcgccgctgccggccgccatgtcctggccgccggcggggaacTCATATCCGGTGTTGACCCCCGGGCTGGAGAGCTGGCTCTGTCCGTGGCCGTGCAataccgccgcctcctccatcgcGTCGCGAGGGCGCTTCCTCTGGAGGTGATGGTTCTGCACCCAGGTAAGGATGAGCTTGAGCAGCTGCATGGTGCCGTGGCGCCCGCCGCCGAGCCGGGCGGCGGCTGCCTCGATGgtggagcggcggaggcggatgcTGCGGAGATCCTCGGCCGAGATGTTTTCACGGTTGCTCGTGAGCCACTCCATGAAGAACCGCGGCAGGTCCTCACCCGGCGCCGCAGCCGCATCCATGCAGGCCTCCTCTCCCCCGGTCCCTTCCAGCACGGCTTTACCTTCGCGTCTGCCGTCGCCAACGGGATGCGGCGGCGCGAACATAGCGTCCTCCAGCATCATGCTAACTTCGGGGAACGTCGGCTCGGAGTCCCACGGCATGGACAGCGACGCGAAGTCGAGGAGCTGGTCGATGTCATCGAGCGCATCGAATCCTTCACCGGCCGATGCAGGCCCGGagcgctcgccggcggcgccgtcagcgccgccgccagcccctcctGCCGCGTTGGTGTAGGCGCTGGAGGAgttggacgacgacgacgacgagaagGTGGAGCTGGACGGCGACGAGAGGCAAGGGAAGTCCGGGAGGGACGGGAACGTGTCTTCCGCGAATAGGAAGT
This window encodes:
- the LOC101775161 gene encoding regulatory protein viviparous-1, producing the protein MDASAGSPPPHSQENPPEHGGDLGEAPAEEIGGEAGDDFLFAEDTFPSLPDFPCLSSPSSSTFSSSSSSNSSSAYTNAAGGAGGGADGAAGERSGPASAGEGFDALDDIDQLLDFASLSMPWDSEPTFPEVSMMLEDAMFAPPHPVGDGRREGKAVLEGTGGEEACMDAAAAPGEDLPRFFMEWLTSNRENISAEDLRSIRLRRSTIEAAAARLGGGRHGTMQLLKLILTWVQNHHLQRKRPRDAMEEAAVLHGHGQSQLSSPGVNTGYEFPAGGQDMAAGSGASWMPYQQPFTPPAYGGDAVYPGAAGQYPFHQSSSTSSVVVSSQPFSPPAVGDMHAAGGGNMAWPQQYVPFPGASAGSYPMPPVVAQPFSPGFGGQYGGAAHPMGPQRMAGGEASATKEARKKRMARQRRLSCLQQQRSQQLNLAQIQVPVHPQEPSPRSVHSAPVTPSGGGWGFWSPGSQQQVQNPLSKSNSSRAPMQQVPRSPEAPAEGAPPVNPAPGARQEESPQRSTASDKRQGAKSDKNLRYLLQKVLKQSDVGSLGRIVLPKKEAEVHLPELKTRDGISIPMEDIGTSRVWNMRYRFWPNNKSRMYLLENTGEFVRSNELQEGDFIVIYSDVKSGKYLIRGVKVRPAHQDQGNGSSAVGKNKHGSPGPEKAGGSSDDGIVIADGTNKPDGACKGRSQQGARRARHQGAASMAVSI